From the Thomasclavelia ramosa DSM 1402 genome, the window AATATTATCTAGAGAAATACTCTCAAATAAATGACAACTATATTCAGCATATATATCCAAATCTATATAAATACCGTGATAATAATCCAATATGTGACCACATTGCAAATAGCAAATACCCATGATCGCCAGCTAACGCCGGAATATAAGTTCTGGAACATATCGAAAAAACCACTCTCTTGATATCCTGATAATTATATTTGGCAATCCTTTCTTATGTTCTCCCTAATCATTATTTCTTCATTTGAGAAAAGAACGTGTACTTTATTTTCAATGTCTACTGGAATTTTTAAATAACCTAAAAAGCTTTCTTGCGTGATAAGTTTTTTTCAATTAAATCAATGATTCTCTGCTTTTTACCTATCTCTTTTAATAAATATTCTTTTTTCTGATTCAAACATGTATTTAAAGAAATTTCATTGTTAAATATACGTCTGATGTCTTCAATTGAAAGATCAAAAGAGCGCAACATAATAATATTTTTTATTATTCGAATATCTTCATGACTATAATTACGATAACCATTATCATCACGTGATGGCGAAATTAATTCCTCCTTTTCATAATAACGTAAGGTATCCTTTGTAGTCCCCAATAATTTTTCAAGTTCATTTGTTTTCATAACAACCTCTCCCTGTTATAAAATATAAAAATCTTAAAAAACCAAGAAAACGTAAGAAGCCTTCTTGCATCTTACGTTCAATTACTTGTTTAAAAACTTTTTAATTCCTTCAAATACTTCATCACTTATAATATGTTCAATCTTACAAGCATCATCCTCAGCTACTTCTTTAGAAACCTTTGCAGTATGCATTAAAAATTCTGTAAGACATTCATGTTTTTCATAAACAGCAGTAGCCTTTTCCGTTCCTTTTTCAGTTAGTTCAATATATCCTTTACTATCAACAATAATATATCCGTCATTCTTTAGAATGCCTACACCACGACTAACACTTGGTTTACTAAATCCCAACTCTCGAGCAATATCAATCGAACGAACATTACCGTTTTGTTTTTTTAATAATAAAATTGTTTCCAAATACATTTCACCAGATTCGTGCATCATCTACTCTTCCTCCAATCGTTTTATATAATTATACCAATAAAATAAAAAAAAGAAAACCAGAATGCTTCCGGTTTTGAAAGTTACGAACTTAATGTAAAGAATGATAATTATAATGGCTAAATTATTTATCACTTACTTGGATGTGGATTTAAAGTTCGTTACATTTGAAAATATTATTTATAACTTGAAGGATATTTTATAAATTACATTTTCTATCACTTTCTAATATGCCATGATTTCAAGGACAAAATACCATGGACGAATGTTTAGAGAATGAACTGATATAAAGGAAATTCACTACTATGTTTAAGGAATTTGGAAAATAGTTAAATCTATTATTGTTTTCGACGGGATAATTTAGTAAGAAGTATCCGTCTATGTCTTCGAGAAAAAGGTGAATAGCTTATCACGGATACCTTTCTTACTATTTTTTACTTTTAAAGAGTGCTAATAATTATATTAGGAAATTTTATCGTTGTAGGTATGATATATCAGCAACCTCTATCAGCAAATATTTAACTATTGATTATTAATTATTTTTTTAATTTCCTCTATATCTTCATCAGTTCCATCATTCTCAACTTTGTAAAGACAAGGAACATTGTATTGTTCAGCAATAACGTCACCAGCTTTACAGAATGCTTCACCGTATCCTTGATCACCACTAACTATAACACCTTTTAAATGGTCACCATTACTATTTAAAAATGATTCAACTTCCATAGGGACATCACCATAACCATCAGTATAAGTGATTAAGAGAAACGGCTCGCTAACAGCCTCATCTCCAGAAGATATTTCTAAGGCGTCGACACTTAAACGATCAACAATACTTTGAACATTACCTGTTCTTGATGCAAATACTACTTTCATACATTTCTCCTTTTCTCTAGTTAGCTTTAACTAACTATCTATATGTTAGCACAGACTAACTGACTATGCAATAGTTTTTATAAAATTTATCCAAATTATTTATTCAATTGGTAAAATCCTGATAATCCAGAATATTTACTTTGTTTACCTAGACGATCTTCAATTCTAATTAATTGATTATATTTAGCAATTCGGTCTGTTCTTGATGCAGAGCCAGTTTTAATTTGTCCCGCATTTGTTGCTACCGCAATATCAGCAATAGTTGTATCTTCTGTTTCTCCTGATCTATGAGAGATAACTGCTGTATAATTTGCTTTTTGGGCCATTTCAATAGCTTCTAAAGTTTCTGTTAAAGTACCAATTTGATTTACTTTAATTAAGATTGAATTAGCTACACCGCGTTTAATTCCTTCTTCAAGACGTTTAGTATTAGTTACAAAGAAATCATCACCGACTAACTGTACTTTGTCCCCTAACTTCTCAGTTAGATAATCCCAACCTTCCCAATCATCTTGATCTAAACCATCTTCAATTGAGATAATTGGATATTTAGAACATAATTCAGCATAAAAATCAACTAATTCTTTTGAAGTAAATGATTTATTATTTTCTCCTGGTAATACATATTTACCATCTTGGTAAAACTCACTGCTTGCAACATCCATTGCCAATTTAATATCTTCACCTGGTTTATAGCCAGCCTTTTCTACTGCCTCTAGAATAGTTTTAATAGCATCTTCATTAGAAGCTAAATTTGGAGCAAAGCCTCCCTCATCACCAACTGCTGTATTTAATCCTTTTCCTTTTAAAACGGCTTTCAAAGCATGGAATACTTCCGCACCCATTCTGATTGCTTCTTTAAATGTTGGAGCGCTAACCGGCATAATCATAAATTCCTGAAAATCTACATTATTATCTGCATGAGCTCCACCATTAATGATATTCATCATTGGTGTAGGTAATACATAAGCATTAGCTCCTCCAATGTAACGATATAATGGTAAATCTAAGCTCGTCGCAGCACATTTAGCAATAGCTAAAGATACACCTAAGATTGCATTTGCACCTAACTTACCTTTATTTGGTGTTCCGTCCAAAGCAATCATCGTTTCATCGATTTCTCTTTGATTTGTTACTTCTTTACCAATTAATTCTTTAGCAATAATCTCATTAACATTTTTTACTGCTTTTTCTGTTCCTAATCCTAAATAACGGTTTTTATCACCATCACGTAATTCAACTGCCTCATGAACACCTGTTGAAGCTCCACTTGGTACTATCGCACTAGCGAATGCTCCACATTCTGTAGTTACTTCTACCTCTACAGTAGGATTACCACGTGAATCCAAGACCTCACGGGCATATACACTTTTAATTTTACTCATTTGTTTTCCTCCTTCATGATTCCTTAACCTGGGTGACTAAGCCAGGTTAGAAAGAATCATTTATTCACACGAAGTTAGTTTTACCTAACTACAATAAGGTTAGCACATACTAACTTTATATGCAAGTAAAAAGCATTAAAAAAATCACAGAAATTTCTGCGATTACAAATCTTTTGTTAACTCATTATCCCAATCCAGATCATTATAACAAGCCCATAGACCATTAAGTGATAATTGAACCATACTGCTAACAGCTGCATCAGTATAAAAAGCTAAATGTTGTGTCATGACAACATTAGGAAATTGACGTAAATATGCCATATTTTTATTTTTAATTATATCAGTACGCATATCTTGATGATAAATTCCTTCTTCACCTTCAACCACATCAAGTCCTAAAGCCCCAATCTTCTTATTTTCGATTCCCCTGATTAAAGACTCGGTATTGCATAATTGCCCCCGAGCACAGTTAATAATGATTATTCCATCTTTCATTTTACTTATTGTTTGATCGTTAATTAGATGGTGCGTACTTTTAAGATACGGCATATGCAAAGAAATAATGTCACATTCTTGATAAAACTGCTCTAGGTCGACATAAGTTGCATATATTTTAGCGGTTTCATTTTGATGAATATCATAAGCTAATAAACGAGCTCCAAAGCCGGATAAGTTTTTTAAAACTGCTTGACCTATTCGTCCGGTCCCCATAATTCCTATCGTTAAATCTTTCATCTCTCGCCCTTCTAGCCCTTGTAAAGAATAATCATTTACCTGTCCTAACCACAAAGCTTTTTTATAATGACGTAACGATAACAGCATTAGCATAACAGTAAAATCTGCAACTCCTTCCGGTCCATAACTAGAATTACAAACCTTTATTCCTAATTCTTTGGCATATTCGATATCAATATGATCATATCCTATTGTTCTTGTTGCAATAACTCCAATTCCTGCTTTAGCAATAGCATCTAAAATTTCATGATTAATCTTACTCTCCCCTAAAAAAGCAATTCCATCATATCCATTCAATAAAGATAAATTTTTTTGGCATAGATATTCCTTATAATAAGTTATTTCAAAGTTATTTGAATTATTCATAATTTCAAAATCTGCCATCTCGTCACTTCGTACTTCAAATGCAATAATCTTCATTCTCGTCCTCCTCAATATCAATATTATATCATCTCAAAATGAATTCTAAACATTTTGTTGAATTTCATACACTGAAGTTCTATCCTACATTATCTCTTTTAAAAGCAAGATTGTGTTTTCTACCATATCATTAGTTGCCTAATCGCAACACTCTACCAATTTCTTTGAATTAATCAATTCATCACATTCTGTATCAATAATAATGATTCTACCTTTCACCTTTATAAAAATTATCCTTATTAATAGCATGATATGTTTTAGCGCTGACTGGAATATGTAAAGAAATAAAGTCCGCAATTGAACTAACTGAATAAGGATTATTTGAAATACCAATTCCTAATACCTTGGTAGCCTTAATATTAATATGATCATATCCAATTGAATGGATATTAATGAATTTAACACCATTCCTTTTTAATAAGATTAATAATTCATGATTCAAGATTGAATTTTCGACAATGCTAATTGCTTCAAAAATTGCTATTATAAATAATTTTCTTTAGTCAAAGGTTCCTTGAGTAGTTTAATTTCTCCCCCATATTTCAATAAAAATCATCTTAGTGTTATCCCTATATATCTTTACGATGATTAAACATGGGTATTTTCATACTCATAGCCTGTTCAATATGTTTTTATTAGTGTAATAATATTATATTAAAAGGTATTCATAAACTCCTTTTTTTACCGATTATTTTGTCGAATTTATTTTGATAATCGTTGATGTTTCATTGACTTTAACTCGGCTTTATTCTATACTTTACTCAGGTGATTTTAGTTCGCCTTAAATAGCATGACTAGCTATTTATAATCGAAAACACGAAGGGAGTTAGAAAAAATGATTTATTCACACGAAGTAGAACAAATGTGTAGTGTCGCTCAAGGTGCTTCACATGGATGTGCTCCAATTCCTGAAGAAG encodes:
- a CDS encoding MerR family transcriptional regulator gives rise to the protein MKTNELEKLLGTTKDTLRYYEKEELISPSRDDNGYRNYSHEDIRIIKNIIMLRSFDLSIEDIRRIFNNEISLNTCLNQKKEYLLKEIGKKQRIIDLIEKNLSRKKAF
- a CDS encoding metal-dependent transcriptional regulator — encoded protein: MMHESGEMYLETILLLKKQNGNVRSIDIARELGFSKPSVSRGVGILKNDGYIIVDSKGYIELTEKGTEKATAVYEKHECLTEFLMHTAKVSKEVAEDDACKIEHIISDEVFEGIKKFLNK
- the nrdI gene encoding class Ib ribonucleoside-diphosphate reductase assembly flavoprotein NrdI, producing MKVVFASRTGNVQSIVDRLSVDALEISSGDEAVSEPFLLITYTDGYGDVPMEVESFLNSNGDHLKGVIVSGDQGYGEAFCKAGDVIAEQYNVPCLYKVENDGTDEDIEEIKKIINNQ
- the eno gene encoding phosphopyruvate hydratase, whose product is MSKIKSVYAREVLDSRGNPTVEVEVTTECGAFASAIVPSGASTGVHEAVELRDGDKNRYLGLGTEKAVKNVNEIIAKELIGKEVTNQREIDETMIALDGTPNKGKLGANAILGVSLAIAKCAATSLDLPLYRYIGGANAYVLPTPMMNIINGGAHADNNVDFQEFMIMPVSAPTFKEAIRMGAEVFHALKAVLKGKGLNTAVGDEGGFAPNLASNEDAIKTILEAVEKAGYKPGEDIKLAMDVASSEFYQDGKYVLPGENNKSFTSKELVDFYAELCSKYPIISIEDGLDQDDWEGWDYLTEKLGDKVQLVGDDFFVTNTKRLEEGIKRGVANSILIKVNQIGTLTETLEAIEMAQKANYTAVISHRSGETEDTTIADIAVATNAGQIKTGSASRTDRIAKYNQLIRIEDRLGKQSKYSGLSGFYQLNK
- a CDS encoding D-isomer specific 2-hydroxyacid dehydrogenase family protein, yielding MKIIAFEVRSDEMADFEIMNNSNNFEITYYKEYLCQKNLSLLNGYDGIAFLGESKINHEILDAIAKAGIGVIATRTIGYDHIDIEYAKELGIKVCNSSYGPEGVADFTVMLMLLSLRHYKKALWLGQVNDYSLQGLEGREMKDLTIGIMGTGRIGQAVLKNLSGFGARLLAYDIHQNETAKIYATYVDLEQFYQECDIISLHMPYLKSTHHLINDQTISKMKDGIIIINCARGQLCNTESLIRGIENKKIGALGLDVVEGEEGIYHQDMRTDIIKNKNMAYLRQFPNVVMTQHLAFYTDAAVSSMVQLSLNGLWACYNDLDWDNELTKDL